A stretch of the Pseudomonas sp. ACM7 genome encodes the following:
- a CDS encoding CinA family protein, whose translation MKEITQLAAELGRRLQVLNAHVTAAESCTGGGISEAITRVPGSSAWFEAGYVTYSNRQKTEQLNVPVELFATVGAVSREVVEAMVRGAQEKSRARFAVAVSGVAGPDGGSPSKPVGTVWLAWSVGEQVFSEVQYFPGNRDEVRRQTVKAALEGLLRHAAGEISNQG comes from the coding sequence GTGAAAGAAATCACCCAACTGGCCGCTGAACTTGGCAGGCGCTTGCAGGTTCTCAATGCCCACGTCACTGCCGCCGAGTCCTGTACCGGCGGCGGGATCAGCGAGGCGATCACCCGGGTTCCGGGGAGTTCGGCGTGGTTCGAGGCTGGTTATGTCACCTATTCCAATCGCCAGAAAACCGAGCAATTGAATGTCCCGGTCGAGTTGTTTGCGACGGTGGGGGCGGTCAGTCGCGAGGTGGTCGAGGCCATGGTCCGCGGCGCGCAGGAGAAAAGCCGGGCGCGATTTGCCGTGGCGGTCAGCGGTGTGGCGGGACCGGATGGCGGTTCGCCGAGCAAACCGGTGGGCACCGTGTGGCTGGCCTGGAGCGTTGGAGAACAGGTGTTCAGCGAGGTGCAGTACTTTCCCGGCAACCGTGACGAGGTCCGCCGACAAACGGTGAAGGCCGCGCTAGAGGGGCTGCTGCGCCATGCCGCAGGAGAAATCTCAAATCAGGGGTAG
- the recA gene encoding recombinase RecA has product MDDNKKKALAAALGQIERQFGKGAVMRMGDQDRQAIPAISTGSLGLDIALGIGGLPKGRIVEIYGPESSGKTTLTLSVIAQAQKAGATCAFVDAEHALDPEYAGKLGVNVDDLLVSQPDTGEQALEITDMLVRSNAVDVIIVDSVAALVPKAEIEGEMGDMHVGLQARLMSQALRKITGNIKNANCLVIFINQIRMKIGVMFGSPETTTGGNALKFYASVRLDIRRTGAVKEGDEVVGSETRVKVVKNKVASPFRQAEFQILYGKGIYLNGEMIDLGVLHGFVEKSGAWYAYEGTKIGQGKANSAKFLADNPEIAAKLEKQLRDKLLTPAPDVKASPVKETADDLADADI; this is encoded by the coding sequence ATGGACGACAACAAGAAGAAAGCCTTGGCTGCGGCCCTGGGTCAGATCGAACGTCAATTCGGCAAGGGTGCCGTAATGCGTATGGGCGATCAGGACCGTCAGGCGATCCCGGCTATCTCCACTGGCTCTCTGGGTCTGGACATCGCGCTCGGCATTGGCGGTCTGCCAAAAGGCCGTATCGTTGAAATCTACGGTCCTGAATCCTCCGGTAAAACCACGCTGACACTGTCGGTGATCGCCCAGGCTCAAAAAGCCGGCGCGACCTGCGCATTCGTCGACGCTGAACACGCCCTTGACCCTGAATACGCCGGCAAACTGGGCGTCAACGTCGACGACCTGCTGGTTTCGCAGCCGGATACCGGCGAGCAAGCCCTGGAAATCACCGACATGCTGGTGCGTTCCAACGCGGTTGACGTGATCATCGTCGACTCCGTGGCGGCTCTGGTTCCAAAGGCTGAAATCGAAGGCGAAATGGGTGACATGCACGTGGGCCTGCAAGCCCGTCTGATGTCCCAGGCGCTGCGTAAAATCACCGGTAACATCAAGAACGCCAACTGCCTGGTTATCTTCATCAACCAGATCCGTATGAAAATCGGTGTGATGTTCGGCAGCCCGGAAACCACCACCGGTGGTAACGCGCTGAAGTTCTACGCTTCGGTTCGTCTGGACATCCGCCGTACCGGCGCGGTGAAAGAAGGTGACGAGGTTGTCGGTAGCGAAACCCGCGTCAAGGTTGTGAAGAACAAAGTGGCTTCGCCGTTCCGTCAGGCCGAGTTCCAGATTCTTTACGGCAAGGGTATCTATCTCAATGGCGAGATGATCGACCTAGGTGTTCTGCACGGTTTCGTTGAGAAGTCCGGCGCCTGGTATGCCTATGAAGGCACCAAGATCGGTCAGGGCAAGGCTAACTCGGCCAAGTTCCTGGCAGACAATCCGGAAATCGCCGCCAAGCTCGAAAAGCAACTGCGTGACAAGTTGCTGACTCCAGCGCCGGACGTCAAAGCATCGCCAGTCAAAGAGACGGCTGATGACCTGGCTGACGCTGATATCTGA
- the recX gene encoding recombination regulator RecX, with translation MTAVLDTLVAVRRTAMDLLARREHGRVELTRKLRQRGALPEMIDTALDRLTEEGLLSESRYLESFVSYRSRSGYGPLRIREELSQRGLQRTDIELALRESGINWQEQLEDTWRRKFSGHLPIDTRERAKQGRFLSYRGYSMEMISRLFSGRGMDD, from the coding sequence ATGACTGCCGTACTCGATACACTCGTCGCGGTGCGGCGAACCGCAATGGACCTGCTCGCGCGACGCGAGCACGGTCGAGTCGAGTTGACGCGTAAACTGCGTCAACGCGGCGCCCTCCCTGAAATGATCGACACGGCACTCGACCGTTTGACGGAAGAAGGCCTGCTGTCCGAATCCCGTTATCTCGAAAGCTTTGTTTCCTACCGGTCCCGTTCCGGTTATGGCCCTTTGCGTATTCGTGAAGAGTTGAGCCAGCGCGGCCTGCAACGTACCGACATCGAACTTGCTTTGCGCGAGAGCGGTATCAACTGGCAGGAACAACTGGAAGACACCTGGCGGCGAAAGTTTTCCGGGCATTTACCGATAGACACCCGGGAACGTGCCAAACAGGGCAGGTTCCTGAGTTATCGGGGATATTCCATGGAAATGATCAGCCGCTTGTTCAGCGGCCGAGGGATGGACGATTGA
- a CDS encoding TIGR00730 family Rossman fold protein, protein MPYQPNDLLSRHFEESGHDLISKVEEQLNLVSPNSPNIPIYRDMILTVLRMAQEDHNRWNAKITLQALRELEHAFRVLEQFRGRRKVTVFGSARTPIEHPLYGLARELGAALARSDLMVITGAGGGIMAAAHEGAGLAHSLGFNITLPFEQHANPTVNGTTNLLPFHFFFTRKLFFVKEADALVLCPGGFGTLDEALEVLTLIQTGKSPLVPVILLDAPGGKFWQGALDFIHHQLEENRYILPTDMKLVSLVYSAEEAVEQINQFYSNFHSSRWLKHQFVIRMNHKLSDQALEHMQEAFADLCLSDHFHQHAYSGEEHDEPQFSHLARLAFTFNARDHGRLRELVDYINLPENWAQSQPQAQQRTREPSKVT, encoded by the coding sequence ATGCCTTACCAACCGAATGACCTCCTGAGCCGTCATTTTGAAGAAAGCGGCCACGACCTCATCAGCAAGGTCGAAGAGCAACTCAACCTGGTTTCACCCAACAGCCCGAACATCCCGATCTACCGCGACATGATCCTGACCGTGCTGCGCATGGCCCAGGAAGATCACAACCGCTGGAATGCCAAGATCACCCTTCAAGCCCTGCGTGAACTGGAGCACGCTTTCCGTGTTCTGGAGCAATTCAGGGGGCGCCGCAAGGTCACCGTTTTTGGCTCGGCCCGAACACCGATAGAACATCCGCTGTATGGTCTGGCCCGAGAACTTGGTGCCGCGCTGGCGCGCTCAGACCTGATGGTCATCACCGGTGCCGGTGGCGGCATCATGGCCGCGGCCCACGAAGGTGCTGGCCTGGCACACAGCCTGGGATTCAACATCACCCTACCCTTCGAGCAACATGCCAATCCCACCGTGAATGGCACAACCAATCTGCTGCCCTTCCACTTCTTCTTCACCCGCAAGCTGTTCTTCGTCAAGGAAGCTGATGCGCTGGTCTTGTGCCCTGGCGGTTTCGGTACCCTGGATGAAGCGCTGGAAGTGCTGACACTGATCCAGACTGGCAAAAGCCCGCTGGTGCCCGTGATATTGCTGGACGCTCCCGGCGGTAAGTTCTGGCAAGGCGCGTTGGATTTCATCCACCATCAACTGGAGGAGAATCGCTACATCCTGCCGACCGATATGAAACTCGTCAGTCTGGTCTACAGCGCGGAAGAGGCTGTGGAGCAGATCAATCAGTTCTACAGCAACTTCCACTCCAGCCGCTGGCTCAAGCATCAATTCGTGATTCGCATGAATCACAAGCTCAGCGACCAGGCGCTCGAACACATGCAGGAGGCATTTGCCGACCTGTGTCTGAGCGATCACTTCCATCAACACGCCTACAGCGGAGAGGAACACGACGAACCGCAGTTCAGCCACCTTGCACGACTCGCCTTCACCTTCAACGCCCGTGATCATGGACGCCTGCGGGAACTGGTGGACTACATCAACCTGCCGGAAAACTGGGCGCAATCCCAACCCCAGGCGCAACAGCGCACTCGGGAACCGTCCAAGGTTACGTAG
- a CDS encoding PA3611 family quorum-sensing-regulated virulence factor, which produces MLRLIVPTAAILLASSFSAQAASLSEQNLNRELRNVATQSSVGTPRAINEDILDQGYTVEGNTLINHLSVQSSHANKMRADPKAVYFQLGASVCNNPSFRKLMAKGAVMRYDFTEVKTNRSVGSASYQESDCPKAAPAKKK; this is translated from the coding sequence ATGCTGCGCCTTATCGTTCCCACCGCTGCCATTTTGCTGGCGTCGTCCTTCAGCGCTCAGGCTGCTTCCTTGAGTGAGCAGAATCTCAACAGAGAGCTGCGAAACGTCGCCACACAAAGCAGTGTTGGTACTCCACGGGCGATCAACGAAGACATTCTTGATCAGGGCTACACCGTCGAAGGCAACACGCTGATCAACCATCTAAGCGTACAAAGCAGCCACGCCAACAAGATGCGTGCCGACCCGAAAGCCGTGTATTTCCAGCTTGGCGCCTCTGTATGCAACAACCCATCGTTCCGCAAACTGATGGCCAAGGGCGCGGTCATGCGTTACGACTTCACTGAGGTGAAGACCAACCGCTCAGTCGGCTCGGCCAGCTATCAGGAATCGGACTGCCCGAAAGCGGCTCCGGCCAAGAAGAAGTAA
- a CDS encoding tRNA-uridine aminocarboxypropyltransferase, whose translation MNPATPRFAANAVARLRDEREEEGIKPIQARGWRAPRCRACRVIESHCLCAWRPQVEARSGVCLIMTNKEVFKPSNTGWLIADVVRDNHAFIWSRTEVDEQLLALLADPQWQPYLVFPGEYVEPERVTNSVDADNSKRPLFILLDATWTEARKIFRKSPYFDRLPILSLLPEKLSRYRLRRSTRSEHLCTAEVAALCLDLAGDTEAASALDAYFDVFSQHYLDAKHQLEMNVSTPAHAELMPFV comes from the coding sequence ATGAACCCTGCAACCCCACGCTTTGCTGCCAACGCAGTAGCCCGCTTGCGCGATGAGCGAGAGGAAGAGGGCATCAAGCCGATTCAGGCCCGAGGCTGGAGGGCACCGCGTTGCCGAGCCTGCCGCGTGATCGAGAGTCACTGTCTGTGCGCCTGGCGCCCGCAAGTCGAGGCCCGCTCTGGCGTGTGCCTGATCATGACCAACAAGGAAGTGTTCAAGCCGAGCAACACCGGTTGGCTGATCGCCGATGTGGTGCGCGACAACCATGCATTCATCTGGTCGCGTACGGAGGTTGATGAGCAATTGCTGGCGCTGCTGGCCGACCCGCAATGGCAACCTTATCTGGTGTTTCCGGGTGAGTACGTCGAACCCGAACGTGTCACAAACAGCGTCGATGCCGATAATTCGAAGCGTCCGCTGTTCATTCTCCTGGATGCCACCTGGACAGAAGCCCGGAAGATTTTCCGCAAAAGCCCCTACTTTGATCGGCTTCCGATCCTGAGCCTGTTGCCCGAGAAGTTGTCGCGGTACCGGTTGCGCCGATCGACCCGCAGCGAGCATTTATGCACAGCCGAAGTGGCGGCGTTGTGTCTCGATCTGGCGGGTGATACCGAGGCCGCGTCGGCACTGGACGCTTATTTCGACGTGTTCAGCCAACATTACCTCGATGCCAAACATCAGCTTGAAATGAATGTTTCAACACCGGCACACGCCGAGCTGATGCCTTTTGTGTAA
- the erdR gene encoding response regulator transcription factor ErdR, translated as MATYEILIADDHPLFRSALHQALTLGLGPEVRLVEVASIAELETRLDEKSDWDLVLLDLNMPGAYGFSGLVLLRGQYPQIPVVMVSAQEEASIMVKSREFGASGFIPKSSDLSVIQKAVRAVLDGDVFWPPQAFEAVSVSAEAKAASEGLASLTPQQFRVLTMVCEGLLNKQIAYELSVSEATIKAHVTAIFRKLNVRTRTQAALLLQQLESISN; from the coding sequence ATGGCCACATACGAAATCCTGATTGCCGATGACCACCCTCTTTTTCGTAGCGCCCTGCATCAAGCGTTGACCCTGGGTCTGGGCCCGGAAGTCCGTCTGGTGGAAGTGGCAAGCATTGCCGAGCTGGAAACCCGTCTGGACGAGAAGTCCGACTGGGATCTGGTGCTGCTGGACCTGAACATGCCGGGGGCCTACGGTTTTTCAGGGCTGGTGCTGCTGCGCGGTCAGTATCCGCAGATTCCGGTGGTCATGGTGTCGGCCCAGGAAGAAGCCTCGATCATGGTCAAGTCCCGTGAGTTCGGCGCCAGTGGCTTCATCCCCAAGTCCAGTGATCTGAGCGTCATTCAGAAAGCCGTACGCGCGGTGCTCGATGGTGATGTGTTCTGGCCGCCCCAGGCGTTCGAGGCGGTCAGCGTTTCCGCCGAAGCCAAGGCCGCGAGCGAAGGCCTTGCGAGCCTGACGCCTCAGCAGTTTCGTGTCCTGACCATGGTCTGTGAAGGCTTGTTGAATAAGCAAATTGCCTACGAGCTGAGCGTTTCCGAAGCGACGATCAAGGCCCATGTGACGGCGATTTTTCGCAAGCTGAATGTGCGGACCCGGACCCAGGCGGCGTTGCTTTTGCAACAACTTGAGTCAATTTCGAACTAA
- a CDS encoding diacylglycerol kinase gives MSPFKGQTGLKRILNASGYSLDGLRAAFTGEAAFRQLVWLNVILIPLSFFLNVSRVEQALLIAVCLLALIVELLNSAVEAAIDRISLELHPLSKNAKDMGSAAQFVALSMIALVWAVILL, from the coding sequence ATGTCACCTTTCAAAGGCCAAACCGGCCTAAAACGCATCCTCAACGCCTCCGGCTATTCGCTGGACGGTCTGCGTGCAGCCTTCACCGGCGAAGCGGCCTTTCGGCAACTGGTGTGGCTCAACGTGATATTGATTCCGCTGTCGTTCTTCCTGAACGTCAGTCGTGTCGAGCAGGCGTTGTTGATTGCAGTCTGCCTGTTGGCGTTGATTGTCGAATTGCTCAATTCGGCAGTGGAAGCGGCCATCGACCGCATTTCCCTTGAATTGCACCCGTTGTCCAAGAACGCCAAGGACATGGGCAGCGCCGCTCAGTTTGTAGCCTTGAGCATGATTGCGCTGGTCTGGGCAGTCATCCTGCTTTAA